Below is a window of Chiroxiphia lanceolata isolate bChiLan1 chromosome 9, bChiLan1.pri, whole genome shotgun sequence DNA.
AGAGAGACAGGGAGGAAGTCAAGAAGAACTGACAGGGCCTTCTTGCCAGGAAACTCTCAGATGTGATGCTATTTTCTCCTCAAACTGTAGGGACATTCTTTTTGCCAGGTACTAGACAGCACTGCTAGAGCAGTTCAGAGCTACTGCCTGTCAGTTTTTAttaagaataaaagaagaattCTCACCTTTCTCACAAAGCTATGTATTTACATGAAACTGAGTGGACCATAATAATTACTTAAATAGTAATCACTCCTTAAATATGAGAAATAGATATAGTCTATCAAGATTAACTaataacataaataataaattggaaATGCACCATTTTTGTTACTGTTCTGGCAATCAGTGCAAGTTACGTTTTTATTACTCAATTTAGACCAATAACATTAATAGGCACTTATAACACTTGTATACTCAGATCTAGAAGTAGTCTAAAAGTAGATTAGAAGTTTTTTCTGTATGTTAGAAAACAGAACATGACATGCTGAAATCCATTAGTccaaacataaagaaaatcaaGGAACGGAGAGAGAGCAACAAAACATCTTAGGATACTTATCTACTGGTTAGAATATTCATATGACCATGATATTGCCTATTCAAGTCAAGAAAGACTTCATTGcactttaaaactgaaaagcaatttttctttaaactgtcactaatttaaatttaaataagtattttaatgcaaaaatcaaaacatttaataCTACGGAGATAGGTGATACTTGTTCACTCCACAACATAGTGGATAAAAAGCTCCTGAATTGCAACAGAGGATTGTTGGAACATGATTTGAAAGAGTCAACAGAAGTTGCATTTCCTCTTTGAATAAGTAAATATTTGGTAGTGGAAGGCAGTCAGAAAACTAAACACAATTCCATCAGCTCTTCAGTGCTGTAGTGACACAATCAAAATCAGAGCACTTATGAACCACCTGCTATCAACCCACTTGTGAAATTCCAACAAGTTCTCCCTCAGGCATCCAGGAACACATTTGCATCAACTACAGGTGGACAGGACTGACTGTACACAAAGCCACAGATCCATCCTGAAATGCTGCACTGATCAGCTACACAGCAGCTGAGGAACAAACACTGGTAGAGAAGTGCAAAGTGTAACAACACATGTCCCTAActgtttcagacagaaaacaccAACCCAATGGAGAAGGAGGCAGGGATTACAGctaaagctgctgctttaaaCTGAGGTAGCACAGTATTAAATGGGTAAAATACGTAAGGAcagtttcaattttttaaatatattgcagagtatttctgaaatatctaCATTCAAACATTCACACACAGGAAATGAAGGTAAAGAGGCAGAGCTATAATAAAAACATGGGTAAACTGCAGTGGTGGGCAGTTTAGGCTGGCAGGTTACCTTTGTGCATAAAATGTTCTAGGCTGTTTCCAGTAAAGCAATGTAGCAGAAAATTAGATGGGTCTGGCCATTCCTTTTGTAACTTCAGCAGATATATCTTACAGACAAGAACTTTTTTGATGCTAATACCTCAAGAAACTTTTAATATGTACCTATCATGCACCTGCACAATTGCTGTAAATACAGAATACTGTTTTGCACAGCTAAAAACTagttaaatatgattttttaatattttctcagaaatcCTAACAACTTCCAGCATATTgcacaaaaagtatttttcctaaaatgaaTTAAATGGATCTCTTGAACTGCCAGggtttgtattattattattatcatcatcatcattactattatttttattattcagaaAGCCACTTGGAGCTTTTGAGGGATACCAGCAATAAGCAAGAGTAACAAATTTTTTCTCATGGGAATGCTTGATGGGTATGTGATTTTGTGGTGACACACTCTAATGTTATGGACACAGACCAGTTTATGAGGCAGAGTAAAAGGATTAAGTTTGTTTACACTCACAATATGAATGCAAACAAATTTCATCAGAATAAAATAACACATCACATATTTCctaattcttttaattaaaagcatcaCTTCTGGCCAACTAAccattgcaaagaaaaatgcaaagaccATGTTTTCTGAATCAAGGATAACGGTGTTCACGTGAATTCAGCTCTCAGGTCTCAGCTAATCAATCATTTTCAAATCCCTTAGTACTTACTTGATTATCACTTTCACAATCCTTAATGACTAAGTATCTCAGCAGATTTAGCGATGCCATAATCCTGTGAATTAAAAACATACCATTTATAATCTAGACACAGATTTATATTACAGGGACAATAACTTAAATTATTCATTAGCCAGATATCCTAAAAGTATCCCTTTGTACAGAACACTCGTCTGTTGAGCAATATAGCTTAGTCTAGAGCACCAATGCGCAGTGATGTCCATACAACAGTTCACACTTTGCAAGCAAAAACTGTCATCAGATTGGAGAAAGCTGCTGATTGTGAGGGAAAGAGTCCTCTGACGAGACAGAATCTTATCACAGAATTTGTAATATGCATCACTAGTGATCCAAAGTTGATTTGAAACTAGTGTGACAGTTTTCTTTACTACCATACTGAATTTTTACCTTTGAGTACATTTTAACTCAAAtatgctttttgcttttgtttttacatactttttagcagaaattatttattgcCTTTTCCAGAAAGGCAATTACAGATAATTACAGataacttctgcattttttaattaggCACATGTCCATCTGGACTCCATCACCTTACTGATTTACAAGCCCAACCACTGCTCATCATATAAGATTTGTCCTATCAGGAGATTTTCAGagatatttcagttatttttttatttcttaattccAGTTGTTTACTGTTCAGGTAGATCTGTATTCCTACTCATGAGATACTGGATTCCCAGCAGCAATCTGTGAAACAGACTATAAGTTGCATCTGATAATTGTTCTTGCCTTGTATAAGACAACATACCACGTTGCTTTTATTCCTCTAACTGCTTCTGCAGAAAGCTGACAAATCAGATATTGCTCAAGAAATAATGCTTTGCTAATTAGTGTAATTTCACATCTGAAGTCTTATATCCTTCAAGGAATGGAGGAGGAAAtccttttttattgttaaaaatcAATGTAATAGCATTGTGACATTCTTCTATGCAGAGTTCATGGAAATAAATGATCATTTCCGTTTCTAGttctaaaaatttaaaatacattaatgcTGTCACCTCATTAGTTACATGATAGCATATGTCATTATAGTAGGGCAGTTTAAAGTCTTTTTCAATgatgaaaaaaggagaaaagcctCTAACTGTCATTACAACTCACCTGTCTGAGTTTTGCAGAAGATCTGTCTCAGCACCTTCTGGAAGCGAAAGTACTAAATCTAGAAGGGAGATCAGATGATGTCCTGTAAACCACATGTTATCATActccttctgaaaaaaacaatataaaaagtTCAGCTGAGTGCAAAATTTAAATCTTACATAATTTAACAATAAtttgtctaaaaaaaaagaaaaggaatagaaTAATAGAACACTGGAAGCCGTATTTTCTAGTTACTACCTTGTGACTGAAGTACGCAAAGCAGCCTTTCATAATCCTCCCCAATTTGTCTCTGCATGCCAAGctgttctttcttattttctcagaaaaaattCTCCACCACTTTAGTGTTCCATCATCAATACAGTTAACATTTGGTTACATAAACATAGCAAATTTTAGAAggcatcctttttttttatattgagGAATGCGACAATTAATTATCTTTATCAGAGACTCTTCTTCATAACAGCAATGTCACTGcgtttttttaaatgtgaaatttcaGAATACACTTTTACATATTCAATTTTAGTGCAAGCCCCTTTTGGAACAGGTTTCATCATGTTCACCCCTGCTGATTCAATATACAGGACAGAGTATCACCTAATAAATAGTAATTCACTGTCATCTGACATAATTTTGCCAGCATAAAAGATGCATACATTTACTAAATTGTCCTATTTGACAAAAGGCAGTATACTAGAGAATCAAATTTAGTCTGGAGAAGGCCctaagcagtaaaaaaaaaaaaaaaaaaaaaaagttaataacttagttttaattaattttcccaaCTTCCCAGTATAAATGATTATAAAATGAGATATTTAAAAGGCTTTGATCTAGCTCCACCCCTTCTGATGAGTTTATCGCTTGCAAAGCACTTATAATAAAATGCTGACTGTCATCagaaaaaccaagaaaaaattaataattctcCCTGGACTGTAGGACTTCAACTATATTCAAAAAATTAGGAACTGTGGggataaaacaaaatactgagTAGTTCCActttaagaaagaaacacaTACTTTCAGGCACAGAAAAGGTAATAATAacttcttagaaaaataaaataagattatgcaattaaaaatataactataAAATCAGAATggaaatacatatataaaaagcCAAGGcgatatttttaatataatttcccAATcttatgtttcttttcagagtgaatttttttaatgcatcacTCAAAGTTAAAGCTGTAGACGTTTTCTCAACATAACACTGATAGAATTTTGAGATGACAACTTGTTTTTTCGTGGTTACAGCCTCACCGTTAACGATAAGTGAATCtgatcttttatatttttaataatatatccTTCCACACCAGCATGGTTGCTTGTCTTCAGTAAACAccttcaaacaaacaaaacaaagatattATCTCTTCAAAGCTTCCTATGTAGTTAGCTCAACACTTAGATGACATTATGGGCTTATTCACTAAGTGGGAGTTTTACCACAGAAAAACTGGATGACTATGTAACCTTTAAACACTGGCTTACATAAGACAGGTGATTTTATGTCAGGTAAttgaaatttattatttatcaaaAAATTAACAAGTAAAATTAATATGACTTCTAGATGGAAACTCTCAGAAATCACTGTATCTATGTAATTAAACTGCACTAAGGCTGATATTACACAATCTACAGTAACTTGGATGCATACCTGAATAATGTATATTTTCCCTCAGTGTCAAACTTGTCTATGAACAACTGCAAAATACTTAAACTCTTCTTTctctaaagaaaacagagatgttATCAGATGGATTCTCATTAAATAAATTCAGCACTTAACCCATTCTGTAGGTAACTTTACATACCAGATGCTCCATGGGACAAAGGGTCATAATTTTCACCAAATCCTGCAATGGGACAAGGAAAACAATTTCTACTTATATACAGATTATTACATTAACACTAACTAAAACCTactgaagacattaaaaagtcaaaaaaaaccccacacacaaaaaacaaacaaacaaaaaaccaaccacaaacgACTGCACACTTGATTATGGGAAGATTCTCATCAGAGACATTCACGTGAGATTCAGTGGTCGAAACCCCAGGGCTGATATGCAAGAATACAATCCTTGTACTGTTGGGTCCAAATCAGAACACAGTCAAGCAGCAGATGGGCAAGGAAGAGACAAAAACGAGCAAGTACCATCTTTCAACTAAGATCTGTGCCCACCTGCTTCAGTGACCTGTACATAACATACACTAAGTATATTTTAATTGTCACTGAAGCTTCATGTTGCAGCAGGTAGAAAAGACAATCAATTCTATGTAGCAAGACACTGAAGGTTTCCATTTAACAACACAGGTGTACAAAGGTTCAGTAGCATGTGCTCTCTCCAACACCAAGAGGACAGCTAGGTATTATTGGTAACCAAATTCTGAGGACTTCTGTACATTGCTTCTTATTACCTGAGGTACATTAATAAAATCTCTGAATTCTAAATAGTCATGGAGAAGGCTGTTATCTTCCATTCTCAATAAACTGCTCTCAAACAGATCctgcaggtggaaaaaaaatatggcaatTGTATGCACATATAGAAGACATTAATCTATATGCTTAACATTTCATGGCTAAAACAGCTGTAAGTACTCATTCTGATATTGAAAGtttccaggagctgcagttACAGTAGTgataatttaaacatttatgcAGGAGTGTAAAGTTCaaaaaatataagtatttttaaCACTGAAGAATACCTAATTAAGcctcaaaatatttctggaacTGTTATCTGAACTATCATTTGTACCTCCcttagaaggggaaaaaagagttttaCCATTccttaaattgaaaaaaataaacattctaaCAttgaaaattgaatttaaaaaaacaacttacaAGTCCTTTAGATAACATAGATTCTTctgttctagaaaaaaaaagtcaaatttaagtttttaattaaaaagacactgttgatatttcagaagaaatattagAATAGAGGTCAACAAAAACTTGTCTCTCaacaatttttattctattttctgaACATAGTATCTTCATTACTCCTCTCAAAGATTTTTAGAATAAACTTGCTTATGTTAAAGTTGAACATTAGACTCTGCTCTTCAGGTCAAAATGATTCCTTTCCCCTCAATATTTATAAATGCTCAATACAGGTATTGACATGCTgattaacaaagaaaatgaaatggtaaGTATTCATAAGGGGAAACTTGCTTTCTATAGCACTGCTAGAAGCTATCTGGTAACCCTGCTGCTTATAGAAGGTGAAATAATCACAATATATAGAAAAGTTCAGTTTCCTTTAGAAAGCCTGACCTTTAATCAGATTGTCTATCATGTCAGAATgcattcaaataaataatatcaCAATAGGCACCTTTAGTATTACAATAATTGTTACAGAAGTGCAAGTAAATATACACTAATTATTCTGCATGTGTTTAAACTAccttaattttgcattttccaaaTAAAGTTTCTAAAAATGCTATCACAATACATGATAAAAacaatatgtaaatattttagaaaacttCTACTTCTCAGTAGAAGAAGCCATCTTGTAGTGGAACTTGCCATTTTAATGCTCAGGTTTAAAAACCTCTACTGAACTTACATGGTGTATTTGAAATTTGATTCCATGAATTACTATAAAAGATCACACCCGTTACCTAGACCTGCAAATCCCACAAACTCTACCTTTTCAGTAGCACTTCAATATGTGTCATATTGCATAGCAGAAGGTATGATGggctaaaagagaaaaattaggtTACATTAAACTGCATAAGCCATATATGTTTGCACATAATTAATACATTTGACAGgattagtattttttaaaaattaaatcatctttctaaaattttgaaatagaCAAAAAATTGTAAGTCAAATCACTGGTAGTAACTCTTACATGAAAACCATCTATAACTATGTAATTGAACATTTAATATGCATTAATTTTCACCACATGACTAATCTTTGacagtttctttaaaaggaCAGCTCATCTAAAATTAAACTCTAATAGAGTAATCTGCAGGACTATGttctttatataaataatataagctacataaaatataaagaaataaaggttGACATAAAACTAATACCagtgaaatacagttttcattCATAACTATTCACAAATAAAGTTCTCTTCTGCTCAGAAAGAATCTTCAAAGTACAGACTTACAATAAATGAGAAAGAATAGTTCTTACCTAAAAACCACCGGAAAGCATTCGATACCAAAATGCTGAACAAACATCAGATATGACAGACATGCCAAAGAATCGGCAGAATTCTTTCGCTCTATGTCTGCAAACTCCTGATTCTCCCAGCGTGGACTTTTGCCTTTATGATGTAAAAACACTAATGGTATCAATTCTCTTATATTCCacaaaatgttctgaaaaagaATGATAGATTGCCTACAGTTGTCTTTAAAATACCTGCATATCAAGTAAGTTTCAAAGCTTTAACTGTATTTACAGTACATTCTCTTGTAcagtataaattaaaataaatgtgatatttatgatatatacacatatgcacacaaaAAGAACCCTGCAGGAAAAATATCCACCATTAGAAGACTGTTACTAACATAGCAAAGTGCTATTGTACGTATTACGAAGAAATAGCAAGATAAAGGTCAGCTCACTATTGCGGGGTTGCCGAAACAGAAGATTCAGGATCTCACGTTTTGGAAAACTAGGATTACACAAGAGGCCAAAGCATGACTTACTGACCTTAGTTTCAAATCCCACTACCCAATCCCATAAACACCAGACGTaaatttcttaagaaaacaaagaaaatgttaattcaTAATTAGTATTAAACACATGGTTTCAGACTGTGCCCAAGAGAAAAGGCAGGATAAAAAGTCAGTTTTTCAGAGCACCCTTCAACTGTCTTAACTATGAGATCATCTTCTGGTAATCCCTGCCTCCTTCCTGCACATCCTGAAAGTCCTGCAATAAATGAAGTACAGGTTTCAGAAACAAGATTCTCTCTCATTGCACAACCTGACTGATCCACACAGCAGTTTCCATTCCCATGCTGAGGCATGCTGTGGGAAAAAGTGGATGTGATCATGAGGGAAAACCcaatttttgttgaaaaacaaccaaaagtTTTGTCAACTACTTTGTGTGCTTCACTTCACAATCTTAACATCTGAATATagaattctgtggaaaaaatgcttagatttttaaatacgaaatggagaaaaaacatAGTTGTATCACAAGGCAACTTCCAGACCTCCTCTGTGTGCATGCACATTTGCATACATATTTATGTGTGCTTTCCTCATCCCAGCTAGCTCTAGGCCTTCCTTTTGAAGCTCATCAAGCTTTAGTGTGCCATTCCCTTCCCAAGTAACATCACGACCCAGCCTCATTCAGCTGTCTTTttctcaacccatgagtttttcttgcttttgccCTCCAGATTCTCTTCCCCATTCTGCTGGGGGCCATAAGTGAGTGACTGGGTGGGGGCTTACCTGCCAGCTGGGGTGAAGCCACTAATTTGGATATgtgcaagaaaggaaatattctttACCATATTCAAAACGTGAACAAAGTGCACCTCTATGTGCAGTAACTTTATTAATCACATCTAGTCCTACTTCTGAAAACATGCACATAATCTGTGTTCCAACATATGAATGGACTGTACCTGACTATCTCCTTATAAGGCTTGGGTTTGCTGCAAATTGGAATAAAATTACCTTTACCCACGTTAATCTTACTCTAATAAAATAGAGCTGCTATGTAAAACATTCAAAACCAGAGTAACTGCATTGATAGCACGGAAGGGACACGTGCTCACTGAATTTCCAGCTCTAGTCAAGCATCAATTTAGATTCTTTGATAGTCAGCTGGCACTGCACCAGGCACATCAGAGATTTCACTCTGTGCAACACTTGGATTAAAGGTAACATAGATTTTACCTTGTTGCAATACTGCAGCAAAGATGATCCTTTAGATATACTAATAAATTCATACATcatcaagaaaaagaagcagttaGAGCAAGGTTGCAGCTGCTGATTCAGAGAGCAGTGCAACTTGTTCATCGAGGAGCAAAACTGTATATGAAGATTTGCAATTTCCACAGATGGTACCTGGAACAGTTCTAGAACTTTACCTACCTGCATTATCTTAAAGGACCAGTAAGTCACCCCACTAACCAATAAAGGAAGCAAAACGAGATCTAGAACAAACTACAGGTAATTCTGAACTAGACCACTGGTTTTGCAAACACTGTAATTAATTTTGACTGCACTTACTATAATTTCAGTTGCAAAATGCCGAAAAGGATGTTCTTCAATGCCTTCAAGTTGTTCAAGCTGAGCTGTCAATAATGGGTATTTCAGGCTTTTCATacagctgaaacaaaacaggGTGAAACTAAATCAGCAATATGGTCAAAAATACAGAGTATTGTAGTGTCATTAATGACCAAGAATAAAGTCTATACTCATAAGATGCTCTATTCCTGGTATTCcaaggagaattaaaaaaatccaacatctCCTATAGAAGCATTCCTTAGACTTCACCTCCAGACTATGATTATCCTCACTGCTGAAAATTTGAGAAGCAGAGGAATACCAAATCAgcttcacagcacagcagctaATAGTTCTTTACCATTTCcctgtactaaaaaaaaattgtttttaccTTTCTTCTCTCACTTCATAAATATATAAGGCCTATTTAGggcttctttttcaaaataccaTGTTAGTGTAAGTTGACAGCATTATAAAAGGTGATTTATTTACTGCCTATGTAATAAATGCCTACCGACGATTTTGTAAAGTAATAGGAATATATCACACTGACATAAAATGCTCacaattttaataattcttcTTTCAGCTCCATGTCATCATATTCTGATGACTTCTCCGTATTTTTAACAACTTCATTCACAAAGGGTTTAGCAAAGTCCACCACTGCATTACAACATTGACAAAGACCAAGTTTATCTTCTtgtatttgttgttttgtgtaCGGTACAGGTAAGGGAGTAAGCTGATTCATGATCATGGCCAACGACAAACCCACTGAGTAGGCCTTCTTGTTCTGAAGTTTCAAAAGCactgggggaaaggaaaaaaaaaggggaaaaagaacattttgagACAGAAAGTTATTACTTACTTAGTGgaggaaaacatgaagaaaaacagcatgACTACATAAGAAAGCACTTAGTTTCAAGGAAGAAGTTCACATGAGCAAATCCAGCAAGACAAAATATCATCAGCAAGTTTAATGTGCTGTAGTTAAAATGATCATGTATTTGCAAATAACAAATAACACATTTCaatgttcttcctttctccatAGCACCCTGATgaggactgaaaaaaatctgcctttctAGAACTGGGCTAAGTGAAATAATACTCCATTTATCTGACCTGGAAAACACGTTTATTACTTGACTGCTTTTGTGCTTGGCAAAACcagagacacagaaaaacaaagagctcAGTTTTTCTGCTTAGAACTGGTCTTCACCCCATGGCAGAACCAACAGAGGCACTCCCAGACTGAGGAAGCAGCACCTGAGGCTCTCCATTTTAATGGACTCAGTGCATGCTAACTGCAGACTGGCTATCCAAAAAATCACGTATGCCTCTTGTTAAATTGTCAGAGATTACTACAGTCAGAATTCAGCTTTATACACAACACTTGGTTTCATCTCACATATCGAACCAGAAACTACCACCTGCTACCTACTTAGAGGGTGTCCAAACCcaatctttttaattttcatatgtAAGCCAGAATAATGCTTCCCCCTCACCAATAACATATTTCAGCATACTTCAACTGAAATGAAAGGTTTgtattataaaaatatgaaactgtataaaagttaaatAATGAAGAATTTCACAAATCCATTTAATTCTCTATTTCTGTAACAATAGTATGAGTGCTTTACACCACATTCTTGTAACTGATAAGAAATAGCTGAATTGCTTTTTCAACTGATGGTATTAATACCATCTAAAATCTTTTTCTAGCAGGCCAATATAAGCATGAAAGTTATACCTTGTGTTATTTTGTAGAACATAAGACTGTAAAGCTTGTCAGCATAGGTATATTCTGAAACCATTCCAGCAAAAGCTAAACTaagttaataaataaatgagaaaataatctAATTCAGAAATTGTATGATAAGCTGAGTCTTACCTGTCTGCAAAGGCTGAAGCAATAACATGACAGTTTGACACACTTGATCTCCAGAGGTCTGCTCAATTTGCTCAAGTAAACCCAAAAACAGTTCCTTTGGATTGCACAGCTGCAAGAGAGGAACTCAAGTTAGCTAACTCAGCTAAAATTATGTCCTTTAGATGAGTTTAACTCACTGTGATATGAGAACCACACCTCCGAAGCTGAGGCTGCCCACCTCCAAATGGAGAGCCCTACCCACTGATCATGCACCATGAACTCTGAATACACTGTACCTTTAAATCGAGGTGAGAGAATAAGCTGCCAAGAGCAGCTTATCCAAGTACTGATGTAGATCCATTATGCAAATATTGTTTGAACAGAATTGTATAAATACATTTGTATATTTGGCCTTTGGTGTGCTAGCTTTGTGGATTAATGATCCAGCCTTCTTTCTGTGCAGAACTGTAACTAAATCAAACCCCTCCACCCTGTGTGTCTTTTGGCTGGGTGATATATCTCACTTTTCAGGGACAACAATACTGTATCTGTAGTAGGTAAGTGGCAGTtttgctgtggctgctctgacTGCAGCAGTTGGCTATCAAAAATTTTGAGTGCTATCTGCTGCCTTCTTCTGGGTAATGCTTTGTCACTGTTTTACCAAGTTACTAATTTCAGATGTATAAGATGTTAATTATCTCTGAGAACACTAAGCCTGTGTCTGCTTCAGATGAAACTGGTCCATGAGTTTAATAGTTATGGGAAATAAGAAGAACCCAGAAATATTCATGCcctgttttctttggaaactgGGGGGGAAATTACGACCTCTCTCTTTCCTACTATTATTGTATTATATTTCAAAACCATACCTGTGCCAACTGATCTAGTATCCTCAGGCAGTGCTCTCGCTTATCATCTTCTTCTTTATACATGAAAATACATCTAACAAGAGGAGAGATGAGATTCCAACCCATATTCTTGATGATAACCTAAAGACCAGATTTTCAGAGAATAAACCAAAACTGTATGTCTTCTAAACCCATAAAGATTGTATAtataaagaacaaaagagaCAATAGATCAATCTCCTGGTTGTAACCAACACCACAGCTGTCACTGTCAGTGAGAATTTAACAACTATTACCATAAAGTTCTGTATTTGAAATACACTCTATTCTCTCCCCATACCTATAAATACAGCTGCATAATTTGTATAAGTTTTCTTCGATTTATTAACATTAACATGTCAATATATACTTCTAAATGTCTATCACAATACATTTAAAACAGGACTGAGTACATgaatttttctgaaagactgCTTGGACAAATTATGCTTAACCTGAAGGGATTGAAATATTCAGTGGTTACTCCAAACTCACAACATTCAAAACCAGACTGCAAACCTGCTGTAACACTGCTACAATATTCCATCCCTCATATCTCTCTACAGTTTGGTATTTTGTCTCAGTTCCCCCAGTGCCCACAGACACTAATATCTCTTCAAGTACCATCAGCTTAGTTGGCTCTTACAATTTTGGCCAGTATTATTATATCCATGTGGTGGGTTGGTCCCAGAGAGCAACTAAGCACCCACCAGCTGCTGGCTCACTCTCACCCCTCGGTGGGATGGAGGCAAGAAtcttattgctgagcatgatgttatatggtatgaaatatctcatcagtttgggtcagctgtcccagctgtgtcccctcccaacttcccTGTTTACTGATGGGGCAGAGTCAGAAACAGAGAAGGCCGTGATGCTGTACATGCACTGGTCAGCAATAGCtgaaacactggtgtgttatcaacactgttttggtcacaaatcTAAAATACAGCCCTATACAGGCTGCCATGAAGAAAGTCAACTCCATGGCAGCCAGATCCAGTTCACCATCTGAAATCCCTGTCCTGCAAAAGAGAGACAGTGTCAGCTTCTCCTGTTTATGCTTTtgcccttccttttctcttt
It encodes the following:
- the GLMN gene encoding glomulin, with translation MPEEHSQTIMAVDELQAIIQRCQILEEADFKGEDFNLFLVAGQKCLEDGYAAQLLEVIQNEKNKVIIKNMGWNLISPLVRCIFMYKEEDDKREHCLRILDQLAQLCNPKELFLGLLEQIEQTSGDQVCQTVMLLLQPLQTVLLKLQNKKAYSVGLSLAMIMNQLTPLPVPYTKQQIQEDKLGLCQCCNAVVDFAKPFVNEVVKNTEKSSEYDDMELKEELLKFCMKSLKYPLLTAQLEQLEGIEEHPFRHFATEIINILWNIRELIPLVFLHHKGKSPRWENQEFADIERKNSADSLACLSYLMFVQHFGIECFPVVFSPSYLLLCNMTHIEVLLKRTEESMLSKGLDLFESSLLRMEDNSLLHDYLEFRDFINVPQDLVKIMTLCPMEHLRKKSLSILQLFIDKFDTEGKYTLFRCLLKTSNHAGVEGYIIKNIKDQIHLSLTKEYDNMWFTGHHLISLLDLVLSLPEGAETDLLQNSDRIMASLNLLRYLVIKDCESDNQTGVWTTLTKIEQNFLKPLRVGLNMSKAHYEAEIKNKKENRKEAHSSNTVCSVTVSGEKMPAMTTGMQLQVLHSALFTFDLIESVLARVEELIEVKIKAVMDENS